The Deltaproteobacteria bacterium genome has a segment encoding these proteins:
- a CDS encoding sugar transferase, whose protein sequence is MLRENTKIISGGLKTADLAITALSFLAAYAIRDSIPELPVLRPFSEYSFLLIFILPLWAGLLRYYGAYGTMRTKSLTQTLIPVLKGSSAAVIVLMTLLYAFKLEYVSRALIIIFFVLNSTLLLAFKAAVLYLTRYLRKKGYNFRTMIIVGTGRRALEFAGFIEERKQWGVHVLGFVSVGKNDEPGPAPAPERVLGEVEDLERLITTVQVDEVVFVVTRKLLDRIEGPVMACEQVGIKASIVMDLYRHEIATMEMGDLAGRPVMTFNPVAMHEQGVLLKRALDLVFSAVVLLLVSPAFLFASIGVKLTSPGPVFFRQERCGKNGRRFKVLKFRTMIEDADKALESLKHLNEMSGPVFKSRNDPRVTPFGRFLRKYSIDELPQFVNVLKGDMSIVGPRPPLPSEISQYDLAQRRRLSVKPGITCLWQVNGRNKIGFTDWVRLDLEYIDKWSFWLDLKIILKTVPAVLRGTGI, encoded by the coding sequence ATGCTGAGGGAAAACACCAAGATCATCTCCGGCGGCCTTAAGACCGCTGACCTTGCCATCACCGCCCTTTCGTTCCTGGCAGCCTACGCAATACGGGATTCCATCCCGGAACTCCCGGTTTTGAGGCCTTTCTCCGAATACTCGTTCCTCCTGATATTCATACTGCCGCTCTGGGCGGGGCTCCTCAGGTACTACGGGGCCTATGGAACGATGAGGACCAAGAGCCTTACGCAGACGCTCATTCCCGTGCTTAAAGGCTCATCTGCGGCAGTGATAGTACTCATGACACTTCTTTACGCCTTCAAGCTGGAATACGTGAGCAGGGCCCTTATCATAATCTTCTTCGTGTTGAACTCAACGCTTCTCCTGGCCTTCAAGGCGGCAGTCCTCTACCTTACGCGTTACCTGAGGAAAAAAGGCTACAACTTCAGGACCATGATAATAGTGGGCACCGGGAGGAGGGCCCTGGAATTCGCTGGTTTTATCGAGGAGAGGAAACAGTGGGGCGTACATGTGCTCGGGTTCGTGAGCGTGGGGAAGAACGACGAGCCGGGGCCCGCGCCAGCCCCGGAGCGCGTACTCGGGGAGGTCGAGGACCTTGAGCGGCTGATAACCACCGTGCAGGTCGACGAGGTCGTCTTCGTCGTCACGAGGAAGCTCCTCGACAGGATAGAGGGGCCGGTCATGGCCTGCGAGCAGGTTGGCATAAAGGCGAGCATAGTGATGGACCTGTATCGACACGAGATAGCCACTATGGAGATGGGCGATCTGGCGGGCAGGCCGGTCATGACCTTCAACCCTGTCGCAATGCACGAGCAAGGAGTGCTTCTTAAAAGGGCGCTCGATCTGGTCTTTTCCGCCGTCGTCCTTTTGCTTGTCTCACCTGCATTTCTTTTCGCATCCATCGGGGTCAAGCTGACCTCGCCCGGCCCGGTCTTTTTCAGACAGGAGAGATGCGGGAAGAACGGCAGGCGCTTCAAGGTGCTTAAGTTCCGTACGATGATAGAGGACGCTGACAAGGCGCTGGAATCGCTTAAGCATTTGAACGAGATGAGCGGGCCTGTCTTCAAGTCCCGTAACGACCCCAGGGTCACCCCGTTCGGCAGGTTCCTTCGTAAGTACAGCATAGACGAGCTTCCGCAGTTCGTTAACGTCCTCAAGGGGGACATGAGCATTGTCGGGCCGAGGCCGCCGCTCCCGTCCGAGATAAGCCAATATGACCTGGCCCAGAGGCGGAGGCTTTCTGTAAAGCCTGGCATAACCTGCCTCTGGCAGGTGAACGGCAGGAACAAGATAGGCTTTACGGACTGGGTGAGGCTCGACCTCGAATACATCGACAAATGGAGCTTCTGGCTGGACCTGAAGATCATCCTGAAAACCGTGCCGGCAGTGTTGAGGGGGACCGGCATATAG
- a CDS encoding response regulator, whose product MAEERKIKILLVEDNHMNKVLVKEILTLHGYEIMEAASGTEALKSLMEERPDLILMDLHLPGMDGITATRIIKSDSRNSSIPVLALTASAMRGEEGELLNKGFDGYVAKPIERKKLIDAIMSSMSDRPGSKP is encoded by the coding sequence GTGGCTGAGGAACGGAAAATCAAGATACTCCTTGTCGAGGACAACCACATGAACAAGGTCCTCGTAAAGGAGATACTCACGCTTCACGGCTACGAGATAATGGAGGCCGCGAGCGGCACCGAGGCCCTCAAGTCGTTGATGGAGGAGAGGCCCGACCTTATACTCATGGACCTTCACCTCCCCGGCATGGACGGGATAACCGCGACCAGGATAATAAAATCCGACTCCAGGAACAGCTCCATACCTGTCCTGGCCCTTACGGCTTCCGCCATGAGGGGCGAGGAGGGCGAGCTTTTGAACAAGGGCTTTGACGGCTACGTGGCCAAGCCCATAGAGAGAAAGAAGCTCATCGACGCCATAATGTCGAGCATGTCGGACAGGCCCGGTAGTAAGCCCTAA
- a CDS encoding DUF58 domain-containing protein, with the protein MRNLGPIPSIYPANAGPARRMAGLCRFLKFPRSLSVTREGKAFIGVLLVIGLAAVNTGNNLLYLVVAAMLSIIIVSGLMSEATLRGLRVTRALPQSAYRGSPACMTLRIENTKRLLSSYSFSVTGTGGLSSAPAYVVRLKPGESKELRLDCVFQKRGLARPGPVRVSTRFPFGLFIKEKSEPGGEDESLLVLPSTDRALAIKASGISTVSGAGRSAHRGSGGELYGLREYGLADDARHIHWKSAARKEALLTKEFEREAGKRVLIIFDNRRGATDGEFEELVDRAASTAAFHIETGGSVGLKTLGKSIPPRPGRSHLLEILKELALISPGPVEGPPSLMVTSA; encoded by the coding sequence ATGCGTAATCTGGGCCCAATACCCTCCATCTACCCGGCCAATGCCGGGCCTGCCCGTAGGATGGCTGGCCTCTGCCGTTTTCTAAAGTTCCCGAGGTCCCTTTCGGTCACAAGGGAGGGCAAGGCTTTCATCGGGGTCCTGCTCGTCATCGGCCTCGCCGCCGTAAATACCGGCAATAACCTCCTCTACCTTGTCGTTGCGGCCATGCTCTCGATAATCATAGTGTCGGGCCTTATGTCCGAGGCGACCCTCAGGGGGCTTCGCGTAACGAGGGCCCTTCCGCAGTCCGCATACAGGGGCTCGCCCGCCTGCATGACATTAAGGATCGAGAACACTAAAAGGCTCTTATCCTCATATTCTTTCAGCGTTACAGGGACTGGGGGCTTGTCTTCGGCCCCGGCCTACGTGGTAAGGCTTAAGCCCGGCGAATCGAAGGAGCTTCGCCTTGATTGCGTATTCCAGAAAAGGGGGCTTGCAAGGCCCGGCCCCGTAAGGGTCTCGACCAGGTTCCCTTTCGGACTCTTTATAAAGGAAAAATCAGAGCCTGGCGGCGAGGACGAGAGCCTCCTTGTCCTCCCCTCCACTGACCGCGCTCTTGCCATCAAGGCCTCAGGTATCTCAACCGTATCCGGGGCTGGCCGGAGCGCTCACAGGGGCTCAGGAGGCGAGCTCTATGGGCTCCGGGAATATGGGCTGGCGGATGATGCCCGGCACATCCACTGGAAATCGGCGGCCCGTAAAGAGGCGCTTCTTACGAAAGAGTTCGAGAGAGAGGCCGGGAAGCGGGTGTTGATAATATTCGACAACCGGCGCGGGGCGACCGACGGCGAGTTCGAGGAGCTTGTGGACAGGGCCGCTTCTACGGCGGCCTTCCATATCGAAACAGGCGGGTCGGTTGGACTAAAGACCCTTGGCAAGAGCATCCCTCCCAGGCCGGGGCGCTCGCATCTTTTAGAGATATTAAAGGAGCTTGCGCTGATATCGCCCGGACCTGTCGAAGGCCCGCCTTCTCTAATGGTCACATCAGCATGA
- a CDS encoding SLBB domain-containing protein has product MNRFQSIALFLIAAFFLLTSFYPREALSETERPSGKAKASSSERLSASERLSAGRGGLPQELLPETERAAGPAYESSFEKYLAGKTPGLKHFGYALFRSDPSSFQPSDNIPVSPDYVLGPGDELRISLWGKLNADYSVVVDRDGKVHLPEAGILFLNGLTFSEAREFLKKELARYYLPSEVKMNVSVGALRSMRIYVVGNAERPGSYSLSSMSTVLNALFAAGGPSKTGSMRKIELKRNGTTVAALDLYDLLLKGDKSSDLRLLPEDVVFIPHAGPLVAVAGEVRSPAIYELKNESSAKELFALAGGLNETAMKGRLRIERIMESTREAVLEADLSASDAADIGVQPGDFVTVYPVIADKKIVRLEGAVERGGEFGIGSGLSVRDLIALAGGPRYYAYTEEAELTRITPEQTGPETTKIMIKLGKALEGDPEHNIELRENDYLFVRAVPEWELYRTVKITGEVRFPGTYTIKKGETASSLIERAGGFTGKAYLRGAVFTRESVRELQQVQLDEALDRLEKEILAQSASGSTASGGANPT; this is encoded by the coding sequence GTGAACCGTTTCCAGAGCATCGCCCTTTTCCTCATAGCGGCATTCTTCCTATTGACATCCTTTTATCCTCGGGAGGCCCTTTCTGAGACGGAAAGGCCGTCCGGCAAGGCTAAAGCATCCTCTTCCGAAAGGCTTTCGGCTTCTGAGAGGCTTTCAGCCGGAAGGGGCGGTCTCCCACAGGAGCTGCTTCCGGAAACCGAAAGGGCAGCAGGCCCAGCTTACGAGTCTTCCTTTGAGAAATATCTGGCCGGGAAAACCCCGGGACTCAAGCATTTCGGCTACGCGCTTTTCAGGTCCGATCCATCTTCGTTTCAGCCGTCCGACAATATCCCCGTGAGCCCCGACTATGTCCTCGGCCCGGGCGACGAGCTCCGGATAAGCCTCTGGGGTAAACTCAACGCAGATTACTCGGTTGTCGTGGACCGCGACGGGAAAGTTCACCTCCCTGAGGCCGGCATACTCTTTCTTAACGGCCTGACCTTCAGCGAGGCAAGGGAATTCCTCAAGAAAGAGCTTGCCAGGTACTACCTCCCGTCCGAGGTCAAGATGAACGTGAGCGTCGGCGCGCTCCGTTCTATGCGTATATATGTAGTCGGCAATGCCGAAAGGCCGGGTAGCTACAGCCTTTCCTCCATGTCAACCGTCCTTAACGCGCTCTTTGCGGCCGGCGGGCCGTCCAAGACAGGGTCGATGAGGAAGATAGAGCTTAAGCGGAACGGGACAACCGTCGCCGCGCTGGACCTCTATGACCTCCTCCTTAAAGGAGACAAATCGTCTGACCTCAGGCTCCTTCCGGAGGACGTCGTCTTTATCCCTCATGCAGGGCCGCTGGTGGCCGTGGCGGGCGAGGTCAGGTCTCCGGCCATCTACGAGCTCAAAAACGAATCGAGCGCAAAGGAGCTCTTTGCCCTCGCTGGCGGACTGAACGAGACGGCCATGAAGGGAAGGCTCCGCATAGAAAGGATCATGGAGAGTACCAGGGAGGCCGTGCTTGAGGCGGACCTCTCGGCCTCGGACGCGGCGGACATAGGGGTGCAGCCCGGAGATTTCGTAACTGTTTATCCGGTAATAGCCGATAAAAAGATTGTAAGGCTCGAAGGCGCGGTAGAGAGGGGCGGCGAGTTCGGCATCGGTTCGGGACTCAGTGTTCGCGACCTTATCGCCCTGGCCGGCGGGCCCAGATATTACGCCTATACGGAAGAGGCCGAGCTTACGAGGATAACGCCCGAGCAGACCGGGCCTGAGACGACCAAGATAATGATAAAGCTCGGCAAGGCGCTCGAAGGCGACCCCGAGCACAATATAGAGCTTCGGGAAAACGATTACCTCTTCGTAAGGGCTGTGCCGGAATGGGAGCTTTACAGGACCGTAAAGATAACAGGCGAGGTGAGGTTCCCCGGCACTTACACCATTAAAAAAGGCGAGACCGCATCGTCGCTCATAGAGCGGGCGGGTGGCTTTACAGGGAAGGCCTATCTCCGCGGCGCGGTCTTCACGAGGGAATCGGTCAGGGAGCTCCAGCAGGTCCAGCTAGACGAGGCGCTCGACAGGCTCGAAAAGGAGATACTCGCGCAGTCCGCGTCCGGCTCGACGGCTTCAGGGGGGGCGAATCCGACCTAG
- a CDS encoding lipopolysaccharide biosynthesis protein, with amino-acid sequence MEDRRDELTLHDYISVISRRRKMIGAVTASAFIIAIIASLLLPKQFASTASIMPPQDDSLLGSMAGLSQVPGVAALSGSFLGLKSPSDLWVGILKSQSVSDPVIERFGLRELYGRKTLEETRLALTKRVRIEKSKEEIISIKVFDRSPERAAQMANAFVEELDRVLGRSAMTSGQRMRAFSEKRLKEARQELERIEAELRAFQEKHKTVNLDSQSKAIIEAIGTVKGELMAKEVELTTLLSFATEENPMAGVLKAEVEGLRGKLRELETGRPAARDIFIPTDNIPGISFKYANLLRDAKVQQTLFELLTQQYEIARIQEAKDSPTVQVLDIAKPSDKKARPKRALIVVSATVSAFVFSLFAAFFVEFIEASRKRGEALVSGS; translated from the coding sequence ATGGAAGACAGGCGAGACGAGCTGACGCTTCACGATTACATATCCGTCATTTCAAGGCGGCGGAAGATGATCGGGGCTGTTACGGCCTCCGCCTTCATAATCGCCATAATAGCGAGCCTCCTTCTGCCCAAGCAGTTCGCCTCGACCGCGAGCATCATGCCCCCGCAGGATGATAGCCTTTTGGGCTCCATGGCCGGGCTTTCGCAGGTGCCGGGGGTAGCGGCCCTATCGGGGAGCTTCCTCGGGCTCAAGTCGCCTTCCGACCTCTGGGTAGGCATACTCAAAAGCCAGAGTGTCTCGGACCCGGTAATTGAGCGCTTCGGCCTTCGCGAGCTTTACGGCAGGAAAACGCTCGAAGAGACGAGGCTTGCGCTCACCAAAAGAGTGAGGATCGAAAAGTCGAAGGAGGAGATAATCTCCATAAAGGTCTTCGACAGGTCGCCCGAGCGGGCGGCCCAGATGGCGAACGCCTTTGTCGAGGAGCTCGACAGGGTGCTCGGCCGCTCGGCAATGACCTCGGGCCAGAGGATGAGGGCATTTTCCGAAAAGAGGCTAAAGGAGGCCCGGCAGGAGCTCGAAAGGATAGAGGCCGAGCTCAGGGCCTTCCAGGAGAAGCACAAGACGGTGAACCTCGACAGCCAGTCAAAGGCGATAATCGAGGCCATAGGCACCGTCAAGGGGGAGCTCATGGCAAAGGAGGTCGAGCTCACAACGCTTCTTTCCTTCGCAACCGAGGAGAACCCCATGGCAGGCGTCCTTAAGGCCGAGGTCGAGGGGCTGAGGGGAAAGTTGAGGGAGCTTGAGACAGGCAGGCCCGCTGCACGGGACATATTCATACCCACCGACAACATACCGGGCATATCCTTCAAATACGCCAACCTTTTGAGGGACGCAAAAGTCCAGCAGACTCTATTCGAGCTTCTTACGCAGCAATACGAGATCGCCCGCATACAGGAGGCCAAGGACAGCCCCACCGTCCAGGTGCTCGATATAGCGAAACCATCGGACAAGAAGGCCAGGCCGAAGCGCGCCTTGATAGTAGTCTCGGCCACTGTTTCGGCGTTCGTCTTTTCGCTCTTTGCGGCCTTTTTCGTCGAGTTTATAGAGGCCTCAAGGAAAAGAGGCGAAGCTTTGGTTTCGGGCTCATAA
- a CDS encoding capsule assembly Wzi family protein produces the protein MPPDARAGSSVNIPVDSWIYQDLERLEVKGVIESGILTTRPFTRQEGARLAEEAVRNLKRDGSTGPGAAAEPIAFRLKAALGDSAGSGPDTYFKPIERAYAGFLYADERPYFPSINNDGHEFREGGNAWAGISASAGLLGFTAIELNPEYRAGSSSEVKLVRGYAKADFGPIELLAGKEAMWWGPGYHGSLLLTNNAEPLEMVKASTGRPVLLPWIFRNLGPFRPALFIARLEEDRDFPRANLLGMRLDFRPRPSFRFALSRVIMFGGEGRRSLTASDWVKVFFASDSAEHTSSPIDGNQLISLDASYIHVDRDGRLPWSGLKLYTEIGAEDSSGNRTPTVRGYIFGLYVDEPLGVKDIDFRAEYAYNAHGDRFPFAQWYRHHVYDSGYTYKGRVIGHHMGPDAADLFLRAQYHFPGGAVIGAEADWERSLIHESGETKRNWLAADTSVILGEGLRVRGSAGIEKTDGPSGSYTNPIAAIEIERYF, from the coding sequence TTGCCTCCTGACGCACGTGCAGGGAGCTCGGTAAATATACCGGTCGATAGCTGGATATACCAAGACCTCGAGCGCCTGGAGGTGAAGGGGGTAATAGAGAGCGGCATACTCACAACCAGGCCCTTCACCAGGCAGGAGGGCGCAAGGCTCGCGGAGGAAGCCGTCCGGAACCTGAAAAGGGATGGAAGCACAGGTCCGGGGGCGGCAGCGGAACCGATAGCATTTCGTTTGAAGGCAGCCCTCGGCGACAGCGCCGGATCAGGCCCGGACACCTACTTCAAACCGATAGAGCGCGCCTATGCAGGTTTCCTGTATGCGGATGAGAGGCCTTATTTTCCTTCAATCAACAATGACGGGCATGAGTTCCGTGAAGGCGGAAACGCATGGGCCGGGATTTCCGCAAGCGCCGGGCTTCTCGGCTTCACCGCTATAGAGCTGAATCCTGAGTACAGGGCCGGCTCGTCTTCTGAAGTCAAGCTCGTCCGCGGCTACGCAAAGGCGGACTTCGGCCCTATCGAGCTTCTGGCGGGCAAGGAGGCCATGTGGTGGGGCCCCGGCTATCACGGGAGCCTCCTACTTACCAACAACGCCGAGCCGCTTGAAATGGTCAAGGCCTCGACCGGACGTCCTGTGCTTCTACCCTGGATATTCAGGAATCTCGGGCCGTTCAGGCCGGCCCTTTTCATTGCAAGACTCGAAGAGGACAGGGACTTTCCCCGTGCGAACCTTCTCGGCATGAGGCTGGATTTCAGGCCGCGCCCGTCGTTCAGGTTCGCGCTTTCGAGGGTCATCATGTTCGGCGGGGAGGGGAGGCGTAGCCTCACCGCCTCGGATTGGGTCAAGGTCTTCTTCGCCTCGGACAGCGCCGAGCACACGAGCTCGCCGATCGACGGCAACCAGCTTATATCGCTCGACGCTTCATACATACACGTTGACAGGGACGGCAGGCTGCCCTGGTCAGGGCTTAAGCTCTACACCGAAATAGGCGCGGAGGACTCATCGGGCAACAGGACCCCCACGGTGAGGGGTTATATCTTCGGCCTTTACGTTGACGAGCCGCTGGGGGTCAAGGACATCGATTTCAGGGCGGAGTACGCCTATAACGCGCACGGCGACAGGTTCCCCTTCGCCCAGTGGTACCGCCACCACGTATACGATTCAGGCTACACGTACAAGGGCCGGGTGATCGGGCACCATATGGGGCCGGACGCCGCCGACCTCTTCCTTCGCGCCCAATACCATTTCCCGGGCGGGGCCGTAATCGGCGCGGAAGCCGACTGGGAACGCTCCCTCATACACGAGAGCGGCGAAACGAAACGGAACTGGCTTGCGGCTGACACAAGCGTGATACTGGGCGAGGGCCTCAGGGTGAGGGGGAGCGCCGGGATTGAGAAGACGGACGGCCCCTCGGGAAGCTACACGAACCCCATTGCCGCCATTGAGATAGAAAGGTATTTCTGA
- a CDS encoding AAA family ATPase: MDLREASSRVGALRANLERAVRGKPAVIDLAITALLAKGHLLIEDVPGVGKSTLAHGLAKSLDCSFQRIQFTSDLLPSDIVGVTVFNQAARVFEFRPGPVFANIVLADEINRATPKTQSALLEAMNERQVSVDRATYPLPSPFMLLATQNPIEFSGTFPLPESQLDRFMICLRMGYPDEEHERSIIKSSGENRALDGLGPVLDADDVEALQAISSRVRVDEDLVTYILSIASATRSHRAIRLGVSPRAAMAMYRAAQALALASGRDYCIPDDIKTLSGPVFAHRIIPAEQGLDTGIETGLSLIKEIVGTVKIPL; this comes from the coding sequence ATGGACTTGAGAGAGGCTTCATCCAGGGTCGGCGCGCTCAGGGCAAACCTCGAAAGGGCCGTGAGGGGCAAGCCCGCAGTGATAGACCTTGCGATAACGGCGCTACTGGCAAAAGGGCATCTCCTCATAGAGGACGTTCCGGGCGTCGGGAAATCCACTCTCGCTCACGGGCTCGCAAAAAGCCTCGACTGCTCCTTCCAGCGTATACAGTTCACAAGCGACCTCCTCCCCTCGGACATCGTCGGCGTGACCGTATTCAACCAGGCGGCCCGAGTATTCGAGTTCAGGCCCGGGCCGGTCTTCGCCAATATAGTCCTCGCAGACGAGATAAACAGGGCGACACCCAAGACCCAGAGCGCGCTCCTTGAGGCCATGAACGAAAGGCAGGTCTCGGTCGACAGGGCGACCTACCCGCTCCCCTCCCCCTTCATGCTGCTTGCGACCCAAAACCCTATAGAGTTCTCCGGCACCTTTCCCCTGCCCGAATCGCAGCTCGACAGGTTCATGATTTGCCTCAGGATGGGCTACCCTGACGAGGAGCACGAGAGGTCGATAATTAAATCGTCGGGCGAGAACAGGGCCCTCGATGGACTCGGGCCGGTGCTTGACGCCGATGATGTCGAGGCGCTCCAGGCCATCTCATCTAGGGTGCGCGTGGACGAAGACCTCGTGACCTACATACTCTCCATTGCCTCCGCCACAAGGAGCCACCGCGCAATAAGGCTCGGCGTGAGCCCCAGGGCCGCAATGGCCATGTACAGGGCGGCGCAGGCCCTGGCACTTGCATCGGGCAGGGATTACTGCATACCTGACGACATAAAAACTCTCTCCGGCCCGGTCTTCGCGCACAGGATAATACCTGCCGAGCAGGGACTCGATACCGGCATTGAGACCGGCCTCTCCCTCATTAAAGAAATAGTCGGCACCGTAAAAATCCCGCTCTGA
- a CDS encoding DUF3488 and DUF4129 domain-containing transglutaminase family protein — MRFQALAVTSIISLLGLWAGSLVDTAGRGFISSLSIIAIAGIVHNLARRKAALSPLLWNAAAIAAFAFLIADYSAISRDIIASGTRFLAMVLVLKLLSLRNVRDHATIFALAFFLILAAAASTVSPVFFAILSIYIVFLIWGMVVLNLQRDIDYSGKGVDAPDDIFGLPLFLSLTALSAVCITLTLAVFFSIPRMGVGILEASSGTPLNISGFSERMEMDSIAGVQLDTTIVMRVEIAGESPHEPLYFKGASLDFFDGAAWSRHETVNRLIRGKDGVFTFGSPGRRNIEQKVWLDPLDTEALFAAPNAYMLEGRFQNIWTDDSGNVRLPSIPFTRLEYTVWSDISGGRPAPLPDETYLDASYLGSSPEGPLITELARAASEGRASALGKALAIEEFLQKNYAYTLTPRKGKGTGPLEDFLLHTKEGWCEHFATAMAMMLRSVGVPARIATGYLEGEWNKYGGYFIVRQQDAHSWVEAYMDGQGWMKFDPTPPSGRMERHGALFMYLDLLRLNWNRHIIQFSFSDQRALALALEERAHRIKGLLAGFLPDKWPGIRGVLAALFALVLTVSGVLIARNRAVKEKAGQKVPRYYMEMLKVLSSRGMPKAPGETPREFADRLGKTDVTEITETYLRERYGGKGPGREAMGRMEEALARIRKLKRI; from the coding sequence ATGAGATTCCAAGCGCTCGCCGTCACATCCATAATCTCGCTTCTCGGGCTCTGGGCCGGAAGTCTCGTCGATACTGCCGGCCGCGGGTTCATATCGTCGCTCTCGATAATAGCTATCGCCGGCATCGTCCACAATCTCGCAAGGAGGAAAGCGGCCCTCAGTCCTCTTCTCTGGAACGCGGCGGCTATCGCGGCCTTCGCTTTCCTCATTGCGGATTATTCCGCCATATCAAGGGACATCATAGCCTCGGGGACCCGTTTTCTTGCTATGGTCCTGGTTTTAAAACTCCTCTCCCTCAGAAACGTAAGGGACCACGCGACCATATTCGCGTTGGCTTTCTTCCTGATACTCGCCGCCGCGGCCTCGACCGTAAGTCCCGTCTTTTTCGCGATACTCTCCATTTATATCGTGTTCCTCATATGGGGCATGGTCGTCCTGAACCTGCAGCGGGATATCGATTACTCAGGCAAGGGGGTGGATGCCCCTGACGACATTTTCGGCCTCCCTCTCTTCCTCTCGCTAACCGCGCTCTCCGCGGTCTGCATAACCCTCACACTGGCGGTATTCTTCTCCATCCCGAGAATGGGGGTCGGGATACTGGAAGCGAGTTCCGGGACGCCCCTCAACATATCGGGCTTCTCGGAGAGGATGGAGATGGATTCTATTGCCGGGGTGCAGCTCGATACGACCATTGTCATGCGGGTTGAGATAGCCGGTGAAAGCCCGCATGAGCCGCTCTATTTCAAGGGCGCGTCGCTCGATTTCTTTGACGGCGCAGCCTGGAGCAGGCACGAAACCGTGAACCGTCTCATAAGGGGCAAAGATGGGGTCTTTACATTCGGAAGCCCCGGGAGGAGGAATATAGAGCAGAAGGTCTGGCTCGATCCGCTCGACACAGAGGCGCTCTTCGCGGCTCCCAATGCCTACATGCTCGAGGGCAGGTTCCAGAACATCTGGACCGACGACTCGGGGAATGTCCGCCTCCCCTCAATCCCATTCACCAGGCTCGAATACACCGTGTGGTCGGATATCTCGGGCGGAAGGCCGGCCCCGCTCCCGGATGAGACATATCTTGACGCCTCCTACCTTGGATCGAGCCCTGAAGGGCCCTTAATAACGGAACTGGCCAGGGCTGCTTCCGAGGGGAGGGCAAGCGCGCTCGGCAAGGCCCTTGCAATCGAAGAGTTCCTGCAAAAAAATTACGCCTATACGCTAACGCCGCGGAAGGGCAAAGGAACGGGACCCCTCGAGGACTTCCTCCTCCACACGAAAGAGGGCTGGTGCGAGCACTTTGCCACAGCCATGGCCATGATGCTCAGGTCCGTCGGCGTGCCGGCCCGGATAGCTACGGGCTACCTCGAAGGGGAATGGAACAAGTACGGCGGCTATTTCATCGTGCGGCAGCAGGACGCGCACAGCTGGGTGGAAGCCTATATGGACGGGCAGGGCTGGATGAAGTTCGACCCCACGCCCCCCTCGGGGCGGATGGAGCGCCATGGAGCTCTTTTCATGTATCTCGACCTCTTGAGGCTTAATTGGAACAGGCACATCATACAATTTTCCTTTTCCGACCAGCGCGCCCTCGCCCTTGCCCTCGAGGAAAGGGCACACAGGATCAAAGGCCTGCTCGCAGGCTTTTTGCCAGATAAATGGCCCGGCATAAGAGGCGTTCTCGCGGCTCTTTTCGCTCTGGTCCTCACCGTCTCGGGAGTCCTTATCGCACGCAACCGGGCCGTAAAGGAAAAGGCCGGGCAAAAGGTCCCCCGCTATTACATGGAAATGCTTAAGGTCCTATCCTCAAGAGGGATGCCGAAAGCGCCAGGGGAGACACCGAGAGAGTTCGCAGACCGGCTGGGGAAGACTGATGTAACTGAAATAACCGAAACATATCTTAGGGAACGGTACGGCGGTAAAGGGCCCGGCAGAGAGGCTATGGGCCGCATGGAGGAGGCGCTTGCCCGGATTCGAAAGCTAAAAAGAATTTAG